In the genome of Bradyrhizobium sp. CB3481, the window GGGTTCGATCTCACCGGCGATCAGGCGCAGCAATGTGGATTTGCCGCTGCCGTTGCGGCCGACGAGGCCCGTGCGCTCGCCGCCGACGGCGAGCGTCAATCCATCGAACAGCTTGCGTCCGTCAGGCGTGGCGAGGGAGATGGAATCCAGGACGAGAAGAGCGGGCATGGAGAGCGTTTTCCGAAAATGAACCGAAATCGCGGGGCATGGTCAGCTTTGCGAGGTCCATTTCTCTCTCCAGGGGCTCGGCGACGAAGTTCTTCGGCCGGTTCCGCCGGTTGGGACCGGCGGCGGCTGCAACTTAAATAGGCGTTGGCCTCATTCGCGTCCAGCGTATCGTGCGGTGCTTCCGGCGGCGGGAATAGTTTGGGCAGGGCGGGGTCTCTACCTGCGGCTGGACCGTGGAATTAACTCACGCAGGAAAACCGGAGGTTCGCATGATGAAATCGGCAATCAAGCTCGCGACGCTCGCACTGTTTTCGATGGCCCTGGTCGTTCCGCTACCCGTTCCGGCTTTCGCCGCGGGTGGCGGCGGTGATCCGCCATCGGCCGCCCCGCCGCCGCCCTCGTCGGGAGCCAAGTCGACGACCAAAGCCAAGAAGAAGCCGGCCAAACAGTCGAGTGCCGACGATGATGCATTCCGGCAGGGATACCGTGCCGCGCATGCGACGATCTATGAGCGCGGCGATTATGCCGCCGCCATCGATCAGCTCAAGGCGCTGGGCCATGACGACAACGCCGGCGTCGCCAACCTGATCGGTTATTCCTATCGCAAGCTCGGCGACTACAAACTGTCGCAGACCTGGTACGAGCGCGCGCTGAAGGCGGACCCGAACCATGTGCTGACCTGGCAGTATTACGGGCTGTGGCAGATCGAGCAGGGCAATCGCGACCAGGCGGCGTATCATCTCACGCGGATCGCGGCGATTTGCGGCACCAGCTGTGAGGAGTATCGCTCGCTCGCCGCGGCGCTGGAAAAGCCGCCCGGCACGGGGCTCGTCTACTAAAGCGCGATGGGATTTGGATGAACCGTCATCGCGCTTTAGGTCTTTGTTTGAGCATGATCTTTTCGGAAAACCGCTTCACAATTTTCCGGATCATGCTCTAGCGATTAGCGAAGAAACAGGCGGGCGCGCAGGCGGCGCGCTCGCCTCGATCGAACCTTGAGCCTCGCGAACCCTAAGCCTGCGGCCGCGCGGCGTCGGATGCCACAGCCGCCGGCATGGCGCGGGTGCGGAAGTAATCGAGCACGAACAGGCGGATCGCCGAGGACAGGTTGCCCTGCTGGCGGTTGCTGTCGATCTCGCCGACCAGCTCGGACAGCGTCATGTTCCGCAGGCCCGAGATTTCCTTCATGCCGTTCCAGAATGCCTCCTCGAGGCTGA includes:
- a CDS encoding tetratricopeptide repeat protein, with the protein product MMKSAIKLATLALFSMALVVPLPVPAFAAGGGGDPPSAAPPPPSSGAKSTTKAKKKPAKQSSADDDAFRQGYRAAHATIYERGDYAAAIDQLKALGHDDNAGVANLIGYSYRKLGDYKLSQTWYERALKADPNHVLTWQYYGLWQIEQGNRDQAAYHLTRIAAICGTSCEEYRSLAAALEKPPGTGLVY
- a CDS encoding ribbon-helix-helix domain-containing protein; its protein translation is MKSPVVKRSIVVAGHKTSVSLEEAFWNGMKEISGLRNMTLSELVGEIDSNRQQGNLSSAIRLFVLDYFRTRAMPAAVASDAARPQA